The Neoarius graeffei isolate fNeoGra1 chromosome 10, fNeoGra1.pri, whole genome shotgun sequence genome has a segment encoding these proteins:
- the si:dkey-183p4.10 gene encoding uncharacterized protein si:dkey-183p4.10 — translation MEQNFVDLLSDAFSADLDFEHLQSDEETNTSQTQLVMDEDIDDTNGASNLWTASEQGSVETFTNVSELEESEASSDNSENESSNSFTIDTESTFCLTHEIDNDQVVNTMMTEAQQRNYTAGECTADEGNTQSDLEAGVSTHGLVTGFSIKVDEKELTEEEHMEMFNIEYQPQTSPLMCSEGQTPEETSSESDKELSEKHNTTEQSSHDESVGNKDEPFHARSPNIAGKYDVRDDMKEFTEEDQEQIEESLADYPSDLSHSETEEPAENPTAQLFTLTDISSRDDPSTDRMDDLSDEENMDLQNKDSPVLDHNSRIKGLEVEMISASEDLDMSLQRMSVDEEDAQESLTDDRNTEEDAKNKEDAGDLYDVNDQANDISDSSSDDHSTSQEETHFLLSVKQEEEMNHVAEYNYSTEDMVKMDNDVGHIYPDTEDEDDYNPEKQDVGRLLFCDVEESGFTKTGSISYYEESNTEPTELHHGIESDQAIKGHDKSSSEASDNVSDTKNIISEVLWSSALLMDEDNLQLEEYDWDLTGEDLFKINSGEGENQESREEALEELDDIDDEEEANERDWELEKSRIEAFYQFYGDQAEPENKVGRSHKVTFDLDHESSEYDEESDSSEEELDSDLNIPNLNTLKPEYHSESDDALEKPYYTEKPRMQPKEKQHVTAAVKQCQRPHRNKCLAVLKSTLTFGLLTAIGIVSYLWATENLDWIH, via the exons ATGGAACAAAACTTTGTGGATTTGCTTAGTGATGCATTTTCAG CTGACCTAGATTTTGAGCATCTACAATCAGACGAGGAAActaacacatctcaaacacagctAGTTATGGATGAAGATATCGATGACACGAACGGTGCTAGTAATCTCTGGACAGCATCAGAGCAAGGCTCAGTTGAGACCTTCACTAATGTTTCTGAGCTGGAAGAAAGTGAAGCAAGCTCTGATAACAGCGAGAATGAGTCAAGTAATTCCTTCACTATCGATACAGAGTCTACATTTTGCCTCACTCATGAAATAGATAATGATCAGGTTGTAAACACAATGATGACAGAAGCACAACAAAGAAACTATACGGCTGGCGAATGTACTGCAGATGAAGGAAACACGCAAAGTGACTTAGAAGCAGGTGTTTCTACACACGGACTAGTTACTGGATTCAGCATAAAGGTAGATGAAAAGGAGCTCACAGAGGAGGAACATATGGAAATGTTTAATATAGAATATCAGCCACAGACATCCCCTCTAATGTGCAGCGAGGGTCAAACACCAGAAGAGACATCATCTGAATCAGACAAAGAATTATCAGAGAAACACAACACAACAGAACAATCTTCTCATGATGAATCTGTTGGTAACAAGGATGAACCTTTTCATGCGAGGAGTCCAAATATTGCTGGCAAATATGATGTCAGAGATGACATGAAAGAGTTTACAGAGGAAGACCAAGAACAGATTGAGGAAAGTCTAGCTGATTACCCCTCGGATTTATCCCACAGTGAAACCGAAGAGCCCGCTGAAAATCCTACAGCTCAGCTATTCACCCTTACAGACATCAGCTCTAGGGATGATCCCTCCACAGACAGGATGGATGATTTGTCCGATGAAGAAAACATGGACTTGCAAAACAAAGACAGTCCTGTCCTGGATCATAATTCTAGGATTAAGGGCCTGGAGGTTGAGATGATCTCAGCATCAGAAGACTTGGATATGTCTTTGCAGAGAATGAGTGTTGATGAAGAGGATGCCCAAGAATCTTTAACAGATGATAGAAACACAGAGGAAGATGCCAAGAACAAGGAGGATGCTGGCGATCTATATGATGTTAATGATCAAGCAAACGACATCAGTGACAGTAGTAGTGATGATCACAGCACAAGTCAAGAAGAAACTCATTTTCTCTTATCAGTGAAGCAGGAAGAGGAAATGAATCATGTTGCAGAGTACAACTACTCAACAGAGGACATGGTGAAGATGGATAATGATGTTGGTCATATATATCCAGATACAGAGGATGAGGATGATTACAATCCTGAGAAACAGGATGTGGGACGTTTATTATTCTGTGATGTCGAGGAAAGCGGCTTCACAAAAACAGGGTCTATTTCATATTATGAGGAATCCAATACAGAACCTACAGAGTTACACCATGGCATAGAATCAGACCAAGCTATAAAAGGCCATGACAAATCATCTTCAGAGgcttcagacaatgtaagtgatacCAAAAACATAATAAGTGAGGTTTTGTGGTCCTCAGCACTGCTGATGGATGAAGACAACCTGCAGTTAGAGGAATATGACTGGGACTTGACAGGTGAAGATTTATTTAAGATAAATTCAGGTGAAGGAGAAAACCAAGAGTCCAGAGAAGAAGCCCTGGAGGAGTTAGATGATATTGATGATGAGGAGGAAGCGAATGAGCGGGACTGGGAGCTGGAGAAAAGTAGAATTGAGGCATTTTATCAATTCTATGGTGATCAGGCTGAACCAGAGAATAAAGTGG GCAGGAGCCATAAGGTTACCTTTGATTTGGACCACGAATCTTCTGAATATGATGAAGAGTCTGACAG CAGTGAAGAGGAACTGGACTCAGACCTCAACATACCAAATCTCAACACACTGAAACCAGAG TATCACAGTGAGTCAGATGATGCACTGGAGAAGCCTTACTACACCGAGAAGCCAAGGATGCAACCAAAGGAAAAGCAACATGTGACTGCAGCAGTGAAGCAGTGTCAACGTCCTCATAGGAACAAG TGTCTTGCTGTGCTAAAGTCCACCTTAACATTTGGCCTGCTGACAGCAATCGGCATCGTTTCATACTTGTGGGCAACAGAAAATCTGGATTGGATTCACTGA